A stretch of DNA from candidate division WOR-3 bacterium:
ATTTCTTGCAGAAATGCTCGAAACCGCCAATATCCTAAATAATGCCACTACACGCAGCCTGATTATTCTTGATGAAGTAGGACGGGGAACTGCTACTAAAGATGGACTAGCAATTGCTTGGGCAACTGTTGAATATCTGCATGGATCTAATGACTTCTGTCCGCGCACTCTTTTTGCTACTCATTATCACGAACTTACTCAAATTACTCGCCAGTTACCTCGTGTGAAAAACTATAGCTTTTTGGTGCGGGAAAGAGGAGATCAGGTGATCTTTCTCCGTAAAATTCATCCCGGACCAGCTGACAAGAGTTATGGTATAGCCGTAGCTAAGCTCGCAGGCTTACCCTCCAGATTGCTGGAGCGCGCAAAAGAACTATTAATTGATTTTAACTGTAACAACCAAACAAATTTTCCCCGGGATGATTCGGAGCTTACAACGCCGCTCGCTGATCAAAATCATATCAGAACGGTAATTGAACGGCTTCAGCAGCTTGAAATCGAATCGCTTACTCCCCTTCAAGCCCTTAATCTGCTAGCCGAATTGAAAAAACTTGTCCAAGAATTCCATCTTTAACCAGATATATCAGTATTGACTTTGTGCACCTGTCAACCATAATAATTTTATGGATATCTCGGTAATTGGCGCGGGATATGTAGGGTTAACAACCAGCGCCTGTCTTGCTAAAATCGGACACAAAGTAATATGTGTTGATAATGACTCATTTAAAATTGAAACACTTATCCATGGCAACTTACCAATTTATGAACCCGGGTTGAAAGAAATAATCGCAGAAACAGTCAGTTGCGGAAAACTGACATTTACAACTGATATTAAGGAGGCAATTGAGAATAGTATCGTGTGTTTCATCGCCGTCGGAACCCCTCCTTTGGAAACCGGCGAACCGGATTTAACCAATGTTGAAGCCGTGGCTCGCCAAATTGCCGGTTGGATGAATGGATACCGGTTGATCGTTGAAAAATCTACTGTTCCGGTTCAAACCGCTAAATGGATTAGAACCACTGTCGAACGTTATAATCGTAATCATGTAGACTTTGATGTTGCTTGCAACCCAGAATTTCTACGGGAGGGTAGCGCCGTCTACGACTTTCTTCATCCTGACCGGATTGTAATCGGGGTAGAAAACGAGCGCGCTCGGAACCTTATGGAAGATATTTATCGCCCGCTGAATGCGCCATTAATTATCACTGATCTTGCTTCAGCTGAATTGATAAAACACGCATCCAATGCATTTCTTGCAATGAAAATTTCCTTTATAAACGCAATTTCCTTTATATGCGAAGCAGTAGGCGCAGATATTGCTGAGGTCGCTAAAGGTATTGGCATGGACCATAGAATCGGCCGACAGTTTCTTAACGCCGGCATAGGTTATGGAGGATTTTGTTTTCCAAAAGATTTAAAAGCATTCATCAGAATTGCCCAAGAATTGGGCTATGACTTTAGATTGCTCCGTGAAGTAGAAAAAATTAACGAAGATGCAAAAGCAAGATTTGTCCGCAAAATCAAAAATACTCTTTGGAACTTAAAAGACAAAACCATTGGCATACTGGGATTATCATTCAAACCTAATACCGATGATATGCGCTTTGCCCCTTCGGTCGATATCATCAATGCC
This window harbors:
- a CDS encoding DNA mismatch repair protein MutS, with protein sequence FLAEMLETANILNNATTRSLIILDEVGRGTATKDGLAIAWATVEYLHGSNDFCPRTLFATHYHELTQITRQLPRVKNYSFLVRERGDQVIFLRKIHPGPADKSYGIAVAKLAGLPSRLLERAKELLIDFNCNNQTNFPRDDSELTTPLADQNHIRTVIERLQQLEIESLTPLQALNLLAELKKLVQEFHL
- a CDS encoding UDP-glucose/GDP-mannose dehydrogenase family protein gives rise to the protein MDISVIGAGYVGLTTSACLAKIGHKVICVDNDSFKIETLIHGNLPIYEPGLKEIIAETVSCGKLTFTTDIKEAIENSIVCFIAVGTPPLETGEPDLTNVEAVARQIAGWMNGYRLIVEKSTVPVQTAKWIRTTVERYNRNHVDFDVACNPEFLREGSAVYDFLHPDRIVIGVENERARNLMEDIYRPLNAPLIITDLASAELIKHASNAFLAMKISFINAISFICEAVGADIAEVAKGIGMDHRIGRQFLNAGIGYGGFCFPKDLKAFIRIAQELGYDFRLLREVEKINEDAKARFVRKIKNTLWNLKDKTIGILGLSFKPNTDDMRFAPSVDIINALLSEGAVIRAYDPQAMENARKILPKVEFCPEPEMVADNADLIAILTEWDTFLKLDWQKIKERMRIPIIADGRNMLERKFLENLGFIYIGVGR